A single region of the Streptococcus sanguinis genome encodes:
- the mutY gene encoding A/G-specific adenine glycosylase: protein MLDLKEYEIEMWQADKIASFREKLLTWYDENKRDLPWRRTNNPYHIWVSEIMLQQTRVDTVIPYYERFLDWFPTVADLAQAPEDRLLKAWEGLGYYSRVRNMQKAAQQIMTAFAGKFPDSYEGIASLKGIGPYTAGAIASIAFGLAEPAVDGNVMRVLSRLFEVDLDIGQPSNRKVFQTMMEILIDPDRPGDFNQALMDLGSDIEAPVNPHPEDSPVKEFSAAYLHGTMDKYPIKAPKKKPVPVYLQGLIIENEQGQFLLEKNEAAGLLSGFWHFPLIEVEEFQTENQMSLFEVAENQPSLDLSPQESFEQDYGLIVDWQRQSFSKIQHIFSHRKWHIQLAYGRVKDSQHVAEGEVLWLHPGDFGNYPFAKPQQKMWESFQEARNK from the coding sequence ATGTTAGATTTGAAAGAATACGAAATTGAGATGTGGCAGGCAGATAAAATTGCCTCTTTTCGTGAAAAATTATTGACTTGGTATGATGAAAACAAACGCGACCTGCCTTGGCGCAGAACAAATAATCCTTATCATATATGGGTTTCTGAGATTATGTTGCAACAGACTCGGGTGGATACGGTGATTCCTTACTATGAACGTTTTCTTGACTGGTTTCCGACAGTAGCTGACTTAGCACAGGCACCAGAAGATAGACTGCTCAAGGCTTGGGAAGGACTGGGATATTATTCGCGGGTGCGAAATATGCAAAAAGCGGCCCAGCAGATAATGACGGCTTTCGCTGGGAAATTTCCTGATAGCTATGAAGGAATTGCTAGCCTCAAAGGGATCGGGCCTTATACGGCTGGTGCAATTGCTAGTATTGCCTTTGGACTAGCTGAGCCTGCGGTGGATGGCAATGTTATGCGGGTGCTGAGTCGATTGTTTGAAGTTGATTTAGATATTGGCCAACCTAGCAATCGGAAGGTATTTCAGACTATGATGGAGATTCTAATTGATCCAGATAGACCTGGAGATTTTAATCAAGCGCTGATGGATCTGGGGTCAGATATCGAAGCTCCTGTTAATCCTCATCCAGAAGACAGTCCTGTAAAAGAGTTCAGCGCAGCTTATTTGCACGGAACTATGGATAAATATCCAATCAAAGCACCTAAAAAGAAGCCAGTTCCAGTCTATCTGCAAGGCTTGATTATCGAAAACGAACAGGGACAGTTCTTGCTTGAAAAGAATGAAGCTGCTGGCTTGTTATCAGGTTTTTGGCATTTTCCATTGATTGAAGTTGAGGAATTTCAAACTGAAAATCAGATGTCACTTTTTGAAGTTGCTGAAAACCAGCCTAGTCTTGACTTGTCACCTCAAGAAAGCTTTGAGCAGGATTATGGTTTGATTGTTGATTGGCAGCGGCAGTCCTTTTCAAAAATTCAGCATATCTTCAGTCATCGTAAGTGGCATATTCAGCTGGCTTATGGCCGAGTTAAAGATAGTCAGCACGTAGCTGAGGGGGAGGTCTTGTGGCTTCATCCAGGAGACTTTGGCAATTACCCCTTTGCCAAACCCCAGCAAAAAATGTGGGAGTCCTTTCAGGAAGCTAGAAATAAGTAA
- a CDS encoding GNAT family N-acetyltransferase, whose amino-acid sequence MNIRFATPSDATTLLAIYAPYVENTAITFEYEVPTIEDFATRIEKTLERYPYLVAEEDGLILGYAYASTYYARAAYDWAVELSVYVSQDARGKGVGSRLYDELEDLLDQMGYMHFLACISLPNEASLALHQKRVYQQVAHFPKIGYKFERWHDIVWLQKSLDKQAGPIKLLKEMEWK is encoded by the coding sequence ATGAACATTAGATTTGCAACACCATCAGACGCTACGACCTTGCTTGCTATTTATGCGCCTTATGTAGAAAATACAGCCATCACTTTTGAATATGAAGTACCCACCATTGAGGATTTTGCAACTAGGATTGAGAAAACGTTGGAAAGATATCCTTATCTGGTAGCGGAAGAAGATGGTTTAATTTTAGGCTATGCCTATGCTTCGACTTATTATGCGCGCGCCGCCTATGATTGGGCGGTGGAATTATCCGTCTATGTCAGTCAAGATGCTCGAGGAAAGGGAGTCGGCAGCAGGCTTTATGATGAGCTTGAAGACCTGTTAGATCAGATGGGATATATGCATTTTCTAGCCTGTATTTCTCTGCCAAATGAAGCCAGCCTGGCTTTGCATCAAAAAAGAGTCTACCAGCAAGTAGCGCATTTCCCTAAAATCGGCTATAAATTCGAGCGTTGGCATGACATTGTTTGGCTGCAGAAATCCTTGGACAAGCAAGCTGGACCAATTAAACTTTTAAAAGAAATGGAGTGGAAATGA
- a CDS encoding NAD kinase: MIQMKNTDKKIAIIRNRKRQSEQVYQDLKQKLKQNGFILTPKNPDIVISVGGDGMLLSAFHMYEEQLDRVRFVGVHTGHLGFYTDYRDFELDKLVENLKLDTGAQVSYPILNVKITFENGDTRIIRALNEATIKRSDRTMVADVIINRVHFERFRGDGISVSTPTGSTAYNKSLGGAVLHPTIEALQVTEIASLNNRVYRTLGSSVIVPKKDKIELVPTRSDYHTIAVDNQTFSFKNIVRIEYQIDNHKIHFVASPSHTSFWNRVRDSFIGECQE, encoded by the coding sequence ATGATACAGATGAAGAATACAGATAAAAAAATAGCGATTATCCGCAATCGGAAAAGACAGAGTGAACAAGTCTATCAGGATTTGAAGCAGAAGCTTAAACAGAATGGCTTTATTTTAACTCCTAAGAATCCCGACATCGTGATTTCGGTGGGTGGTGACGGCATGCTGCTATCAGCTTTTCATATGTATGAAGAACAGCTGGATCGGGTCCGCTTTGTCGGTGTGCATACAGGGCATCTCGGCTTTTATACAGACTACCGTGATTTTGAACTAGATAAACTTGTCGAAAACCTTAAATTGGATACGGGTGCTCAGGTTTCTTATCCAATTTTAAATGTCAAAATTACTTTTGAAAATGGTGATACGCGTATCATTCGTGCTTTGAATGAAGCAACAATCAAACGCTCGGATCGGACTATGGTGGCCGATGTCATTATCAATCGGGTTCATTTCGAGCGTTTCCGAGGAGATGGTATTTCTGTTTCTACTCCGACAGGCAGTACAGCCTATAACAAATCTCTGGGCGGAGCGGTATTGCATCCGACTATCGAAGCCTTGCAGGTGACAGAAATTGCTAGTCTCAACAATCGGGTTTATCGGACGTTGGGCTCGTCGGTCATTGTTCCTAAAAAGGATAAGATTGAGTTAGTGCCGACCCGCAGTGACTATCATACTATTGCGGTTGACAATCAAACTTTCTCTTTCAAAAATATTGTCCGTATTGAGTATCAGATTGACAATCACAAGATACATTTTGTGGCTTCACCAAGCCATACCAGCTTTTGGAATCGTGTCAGAGACTCCTTTATTGGAGAGTGCCAGGAATGA
- a CDS encoding RluA family pseudouridine synthase, with amino-acid sequence MRFEFIADEHVKVKTFLKRHEISKGLLAKIKFSGGNILVNHQPQNAIYLLDIGDKVTIDIPSEKGFESLKAVDKDLSVVYEDEHFLVLDKPAGVASIPSVNHSNTMANFVKAYYIRHAYENQQVHIVTRLDKDTSGLMLFAKHGYAHARLDKQLQKKLIEKRYYALVRGTGDLEEQGEIIAPIGRNPESIITRRVTEDGKYAHTSYKIIEQFGDVYLVDIHLHTGRTHQIRVHFSHIGFPLLGDDLYGGSLEHGIERQALHCHSLKFYNPFSGQEVERASPLPEDFKQVIEKLKE; translated from the coding sequence ATGAGGTTTGAGTTTATTGCTGATGAGCATGTCAAGGTAAAGACTTTTTTGAAGCGACACGAAATTTCCAAAGGCCTCTTGGCTAAGATAAAATTTTCCGGCGGAAACATTCTTGTCAACCATCAGCCTCAGAATGCTATTTATCTCTTGGATATTGGCGATAAAGTGACGATTGACATTCCTTCTGAAAAAGGATTTGAGAGTCTGAAAGCTGTTGATAAGGACTTGTCTGTCGTCTACGAGGATGAGCATTTCTTGGTTTTGGATAAACCGGCAGGGGTGGCCAGTATTCCCAGTGTTAATCATTCCAATACTATGGCAAACTTTGTTAAGGCTTACTATATTCGTCATGCCTATGAAAACCAGCAGGTGCATATCGTGACGCGTCTGGATAAGGATACAAGTGGGCTCATGCTCTTTGCCAAGCATGGCTATGCTCATGCCAGATTGGACAAACAGTTGCAGAAGAAGCTGATAGAAAAGCGCTATTACGCTCTAGTTCGGGGGACTGGTGACTTAGAAGAGCAAGGTGAGATTATTGCTCCGATTGGACGCAATCCTGAGAGTATCATTACGAGGCGCGTGACAGAGGATGGCAAGTACGCTCATACCAGTTATAAGATTATAGAGCAGTTCGGAGATGTCTATCTGGTGGATATCCATCTTCATACCGGGCGGACTCATCAAATCCGTGTTCATTTTTCACATATTGGCTTTCCGCTTTTGGGTGACGACCTTTATGGTGGGAGTTTGGAACACGGAATAGAGCGTCAAGCTTTACATTGTCATTCTTTGAAATTTTATAATCCTTTTAGTGGTCAGGAAGTTGAGCGTGCCAGTCCTTTGCCAGAAGATTTTAAACAAGTTATTGAGAAATTAAAAGAATAA
- a CDS encoding formate--tetrahydrofolate ligase, producing MKTDIEIAQSVELQPIVDVVKKVGINYDDLELYGKYKAKLSFDKIREVEKNPVGKLILVTAINPTPAGEGKSTITIGLADALNKIGKKTMIAIREPSLGPVMGIKGGAAGGGHAQVLPMEDINLHFTGDMHAITTANNALSALIDNHLHQGNALGIDQRRIIWKRVVDLNDRALRHVTVGLGSPVNGIPREDGFDITVASEIMAILCLATDIEDLKKRLANIVIGYRYDRTPVYVRDLEVEGALALVLKDAIKPNLVQTIYGTPAFVHGGPFANIAHGCNSVLATSTALRLADYTVTEAGFGADLGAEKFLDIKTPNLPTSPDAVVIVATLRALKMNGGVAKDALTEENVEAVRAGFANLKRHVENIRKFGIPAVVAINEFVSDTEAETATLKELCAEIGVPVELASVWADGAKGGVALAETVVKTIAEEPAHYTRLYDNDLSIEEKIEKIVTEIYRGSKVNFEKKAQTQIREIVKNGWDKLPICMAKTQYSFSDNPAALGAPENFEITIRELVPKLGAGFIVALTGDVMTMPGLPKRPAALNMDVAADGTAIGLF from the coding sequence ATGAAAACAGATATTGAAATTGCTCAAAGTGTTGAATTGCAGCCTATTGTTGATGTAGTGAAAAAAGTCGGCATCAACTATGACGACTTGGAATTATATGGTAAGTATAAGGCTAAGCTCAGCTTTGATAAAATTCGTGAGGTTGAAAAAAATCCTGTTGGCAAGCTGATTTTGGTGACGGCAATCAATCCAACTCCAGCAGGAGAAGGTAAGTCTACCATTACCATTGGACTGGCTGACGCACTCAATAAAATTGGCAAGAAAACTATGATTGCCATTCGCGAACCATCTCTGGGGCCTGTGATGGGCATCAAGGGAGGAGCAGCTGGCGGAGGTCACGCGCAAGTTCTACCGATGGAAGATATCAACTTGCATTTTACTGGTGATATGCATGCCATCACGACTGCCAATAATGCCCTGTCAGCTCTTATCGATAATCATCTTCATCAGGGAAATGCACTGGGAATCGATCAGCGTCGTATTATCTGGAAGCGGGTGGTTGACCTAAATGACCGAGCTCTTCGCCATGTGACCGTTGGCTTAGGAAGTCCGGTTAATGGTATTCCGCGAGAAGATGGTTTTGACATTACGGTTGCTTCTGAAATTATGGCGATTCTTTGCCTAGCTACGGATATTGAAGATTTGAAAAAGCGCTTGGCTAACATTGTCATCGGTTATCGCTATGACCGTACACCAGTCTATGTTCGTGACCTTGAAGTCGAAGGAGCCTTGGCTTTGGTCTTGAAAGATGCGATTAAGCCAAATCTGGTACAGACTATTTACGGAACACCAGCCTTTGTTCATGGCGGTCCTTTTGCCAATATCGCCCACGGCTGTAATTCTGTTTTAGCGACTAGCACAGCGTTGCGCTTGGCTGATTATACTGTGACGGAGGCAGGATTTGGTGCAGATCTTGGTGCTGAGAAATTTTTAGATATTAAAACTCCAAACTTACCCACTTCTCCAGATGCAGTGGTGATTGTTGCAACCTTACGCGCCCTCAAGATGAATGGTGGCGTTGCTAAGGATGCTCTGACAGAAGAAAATGTTGAAGCGGTCAGAGCTGGTTTTGCTAATCTCAAGCGTCACGTTGAAAATATCCGTAAGTTCGGTATTCCAGCGGTAGTAGCCATCAATGAATTTGTTTCAGATACAGAGGCTGAAACTGCTACGCTTAAGGAACTTTGTGCAGAAATCGGGGTACCGGTTGAGCTTGCTAGTGTATGGGCTGATGGCGCCAAAGGTGGTGTTGCTCTGGCTGAGACTGTAGTCAAAACCATTGCTGAAGAGCCTGCTCATTACACTCGCCTCTATGACAATGATCTCTCTATTGAAGAAAAAATTGAAAAAATTGTCACAGAAATCTATCGTGGTTCGAAGGTGAACTTTGAGAAAAAAGCGCAGACTCAGATTCGCGAAATTGTCAAAAACGGCTGGGATAAGCTGCCAATCTGTATGGCCAAAACACAGTATAGCTTCTCTGACAATCCTGCAGCTCTTGGTGCGCCAGAAAACTTTGAAATTACCATTCGTGAACTGGTACCAAAACTTGGAGCAGGCTTTATCGTGGCTTTGACAGGAGATGTCATGACCATGCCAGGATTGCCAAAACGTCCTGCAGCACTCAATATGGATGTTGCAGCAGACGGCACAGCGATTGGACTATTTTGA
- a CDS encoding phosphopantothenate--cysteine ligase yields MNILITSGGTSEKIDRVRSITNHSTGQLGKIIAETFLDKGDQVTLVTSPKAVRPAAHPNLTIVQIENVTELLETLEPLVHTHDILIHAMAVSDYTPVYMTGMEAVAASSDMAEFLDKTNSESKISSQDDVQVLFLKKTPKIISLVKNWNPDIRLIGFKLLVDASDEELLKTAQASLIKNQAEIIVANDLTKISNKEHKAYLVGNDTVTQAQSKEEIAQLLYLHIHSP; encoded by the coding sequence ATGAACATATTGATTACTTCTGGCGGGACCAGCGAGAAAATCGACCGTGTCCGCTCTATTACCAATCATTCGACAGGCCAGCTTGGGAAAATCATAGCTGAAACTTTCCTAGACAAGGGCGATCAGGTGACTCTGGTGACGTCTCCCAAGGCTGTCCGCCCTGCAGCCCATCCCAATCTTACCATTGTCCAGATTGAAAATGTTACAGAATTGCTTGAAACTCTGGAGCCGCTCGTTCACACACATGATATACTGATTCATGCAATGGCAGTCTCTGATTATACCCCCGTCTACATGACTGGTATGGAAGCTGTAGCTGCTAGCTCTGATATGGCTGAATTTCTGGATAAGACTAACTCAGAAAGCAAGATTTCTTCTCAGGATGATGTTCAAGTTCTTTTTCTCAAAAAGACACCTAAAATCATCAGCCTAGTAAAAAACTGGAATCCAGACATTCGCTTGATTGGCTTCAAACTCTTGGTTGATGCTTCTGATGAAGAGTTACTCAAGACCGCACAAGCCAGTCTCATAAAAAATCAGGCAGAAATCATTGTCGCCAATGATTTGACAAAGATTTCTAATAAGGAGCACAAAGCCTATCTTGTCGGAAATGATACTGTAACCCAGGCTCAATCCAAAGAAGAAATTGCTCAGCTCCTCTACCTGCATATCCATAGTCCATAA
- a CDS encoding DUF5052 family protein — protein sequence MMKKKHLLITLLSITLLALTGCQSVENWFKNAKEEWLGLEMTVRTYDENSQLIDQMSGKSLSISRNEEFDSVDAEGNSKEDSSVLKITLGKYEIDHVGSSLIAEEKGLKDVFAQYQKTADVEENSHSVPVLNRMISAFKNDFTGKKKVILIRSQNGTPLAAYAGDRVSLDKSDAPKTSELLIDGKRLVIYRCDYTIYDRELLE from the coding sequence ATGATGAAAAAGAAACATTTATTAATAACTCTTCTAAGCATTACCCTTTTGGCCTTGACGGGTTGTCAGTCCGTTGAAAATTGGTTTAAAAATGCCAAGGAGGAATGGTTGGGGTTGGAGATGACGGTTCGCACCTATGATGAGAATTCCCAACTCATAGACCAGATGTCGGGCAAGTCACTATCCATCTCGCGTAACGAGGAGTTTGATTCAGTTGATGCGGAAGGAAATTCCAAGGAAGATTCTTCTGTGCTCAAAATAACCTTGGGTAAGTATGAGATTGACCATGTGGGCTCTTCCTTGATTGCAGAAGAAAAAGGCTTGAAAGATGTCTTTGCCCAGTATCAAAAGACTGCAGATGTTGAGGAGAATAGCCATTCTGTTCCTGTTTTAAATCGCATGATTTCAGCCTTTAAAAACGACTTTACCGGAAAGAAAAAGGTCATTTTGATTCGCTCTCAAAACGGCACTCCGTTGGCTGCCTATGCTGGAGACCGTGTTTCTCTAGATAAATCCGATGCTCCTAAAACCTCTGAGTTGCTGATTGACGGCAAACGTCTCGTGATTTACCGCTGCGACTACACTATTTATGACCGTGAATTGCTGGAGTAA
- the pta gene encoding phosphate acetyltransferase → MKIFDSIREALKDKEVKIVLPEGEEPRILQATKRLVKETDITPVLLGNPDKIRIYLEIEGVKEGYQVIDPSNCSCFEELVEAFVERRKGKITADEARQLLKEDVNYFGVMLVYLGKVQGMVSGAIHSTAATVRPALQIIKTLPWVSRTSGAFLMVRDDERYIFSDCAINIDPDANILAEIAVNSALTAQIFGIDPKVAMLSYSTKGSGFGEKVDKVVEATKLAQEMRPDLAIDGELQFDAAFVPATAELKAPGSPVAGQATVFVFPSIEAGNISYKMAERLGGFSAVGPILQGLNHPVNDLSRGCNADDVYKLTLITASQAVGHY, encoded by the coding sequence ATGAAAATTTTTGATTCAATTCGTGAAGCCTTGAAGGATAAGGAAGTAAAGATTGTCTTGCCAGAGGGTGAGGAGCCACGGATTTTGCAAGCAACTAAACGCTTGGTGAAAGAAACCGATATTACTCCAGTTCTTTTGGGGAATCCTGATAAAATCCGTATTTATCTAGAAATTGAGGGAGTAAAAGAAGGATATCAGGTTATTGATCCTTCAAACTGTTCCTGCTTTGAGGAATTGGTAGAAGCATTCGTTGAGCGTCGTAAAGGAAAAATCACTGCAGATGAAGCACGTCAGTTGCTCAAGGAAGATGTCAACTACTTTGGGGTCATGTTGGTTTATCTTGGTAAGGTTCAAGGGATGGTGTCTGGCGCGATTCACTCCACAGCAGCGACTGTTCGGCCGGCTCTTCAAATCATCAAGACCCTGCCTTGGGTTTCTCGTACTTCAGGAGCCTTCCTCATGGTGCGTGATGACGAACGCTACATTTTCAGTGACTGTGCCATTAATATCGATCCAGACGCCAATATTTTGGCGGAGATTGCTGTTAACTCAGCTTTAACAGCACAAATTTTCGGTATCGATCCAAAAGTTGCCATGCTCAGCTATTCGACCAAGGGCTCTGGATTCGGTGAAAAGGTTGATAAGGTAGTGGAGGCGACTAAACTGGCTCAAGAAATGCGTCCAGACTTGGCTATCGATGGTGAATTACAGTTTGATGCAGCTTTCGTTCCTGCAACAGCAGAATTGAAAGCGCCTGGCAGCCCGGTAGCTGGTCAAGCGACTGTCTTTGTCTTTCCAAGTATCGAAGCTGGGAATATCAGCTACAAAATGGCAGAGCGTTTGGGCGGATTTTCAGCAGTAGGTCCTATCTTGCAGGGTCTTAACCATCCAGTTAACGACCTTTCTCGAGGCTGTAATGCGGATGATGTTTATAAGCTGACTTTGATTACAGCTAGTCAGGCTGTTGGTCATTATTAA
- a CDS encoding ECF transporter S component — MKKQSKIAQIAIFFAIMLVLHLLSSVIFNLLPVPIKPTIIHIPVIIASILYGPKVGAVLGGLMGCISVVTNTLVLLPTSYLFSPFVPNGSLSSLLVAMVPRILIGITPYFVYKAMKNKAGLIVAGSVGSATNTIFVLGGIFFLFANVYQGDIKALLAVILSANSIAELIISAILTATIIPALEKAKK; from the coding sequence ATGAAAAAACAGTCTAAAATTGCTCAAATTGCTATTTTCTTTGCCATTATGTTGGTACTGCACCTGCTAAGTTCGGTCATTTTCAACTTACTTCCAGTACCGATTAAACCTACGATTATTCACATCCCAGTGATTATCGCCAGTATCCTCTATGGCCCTAAAGTCGGAGCTGTCCTAGGCGGCCTCATGGGATGTATCAGCGTTGTTACCAATACCTTGGTGCTGCTACCAACCAGCTATCTCTTTAGCCCTTTTGTTCCAAATGGAAGCCTTTCTTCGCTTCTTGTTGCCATGGTACCTCGCATTCTCATCGGGATTACTCCTTATTTCGTATATAAAGCTATGAAAAATAAGGCTGGCTTGATTGTAGCAGGTTCCGTCGGTTCTGCTACCAATACCATCTTCGTCTTGGGCGGTATCTTCTTTCTCTTTGCAAATGTATATCAAGGTGATATCAAAGCACTTCTGGCTGTTATTCTATCAGCAAATTCCATTGCCGAGTTAATCATTTCTGCGATTTTGACAGCAACTATCATTCCTGCGCTTGAAAAAGCCAAAAAATGA
- the coaC gene encoding phosphopantothenoylcysteine decarboxylase translates to MTQITLAVSGSISAYKAADITSRLKKENFEVAVLMTEAATEFITPLTLQVLSQSPVAIDIMQEPDPSKVNHIDIAKESDLFLLAPATANTIAKLANGLADNMVTATALALPPHTKKVLAPAMNTKMFENPLTQQNLERLQRFGWKIIQPREAVLACGDQGTGALAEIDTIIDTVKELIYEKTV, encoded by the coding sequence ATGACACAGATTACCTTAGCCGTCAGTGGCAGCATATCAGCTTACAAAGCTGCTGACATCACTAGCCGTCTAAAGAAAGAGAACTTTGAAGTTGCTGTCCTCATGACAGAGGCAGCGACAGAATTTATCACACCGCTGACCCTGCAAGTCTTGTCACAAAGTCCAGTTGCAATTGATATTATGCAAGAACCTGACCCTAGCAAGGTCAATCACATTGACATCGCTAAAGAGTCTGACCTCTTTCTGCTTGCGCCTGCAACAGCCAATACCATCGCTAAACTAGCCAACGGTTTAGCTGACAATATGGTGACAGCTACTGCCCTGGCTCTGCCGCCTCATACCAAGAAAGTTTTGGCTCCAGCTATGAACACTAAGATGTTTGAAAATCCACTAACCCAGCAGAATTTGGAGCGCCTGCAGCGTTTTGGATGGAAGATTATCCAGCCGCGCGAAGCTGTTCTAGCCTGTGGCGATCAGGGGACAGGTGCTCTAGCTGAGATTGATACAATTATTGATACAGTAAAGGAACTTATTTATGAAAAAACAGTCTAA
- a CDS encoding PedC/BrcD family bacteriocin maturation disulfide isomerase produces the protein MEQFAQNIKDLEVTTVDRARQAIADKETATFFVGRKTCPYCRKFAATLAGVVANTKAHIFFINSEEASELEKLQAFRSEYCIPTVPGFVHVQDGHVSVRCDSSMTADEIKAFANL, from the coding sequence ATGGAACAATTTGCTCAAAATATTAAAGACTTGGAAGTCACAACTGTTGACCGTGCTCGTCAAGCTATTGCCGACAAAGAGACTGCAACTTTCTTCGTCGGTCGTAAGACTTGCCCTTACTGCCGTAAGTTCGCTGCTACTCTTGCTGGCGTGGTCGCTAATACTAAGGCGCATATTTTCTTTATCAATAGCGAAGAAGCCAGCGAATTAGAGAAACTGCAAGCCTTCCGCTCTGAATACTGCATTCCGACGGTTCCTGGTTTTGTTCATGTTCAAGACGGCCATGTATCTGTTCGTTGTGATTCTTCTATGACTGCAGATGAGATTAAAGCTTTTGCAAACTTATAA
- a CDS encoding phospho-sugar mutase — translation MTYQDNFKKWLDYAELPDYLREDLNSMDEKTKEDAFYTNLEFGTAGMRGLIGAGTNRINIYVVRQATEGLARLIEEKGDEFKKRGVAIAYDSRHFSPEFAFESAAVLAKHGIKSYVFESLRPTPELSFAVRHLGTFAGIMITASHNPAPFNGYKVYGEDGGQMPPHDADALTDYIRAIENPFAIEVADVEAEKASGLIEVIGDAIDAEYLKEVKDVNINQKLIDEYGKDMKIVYTPLHGTGEMLARRALAQAGFDSVEVVEAQAVADPDFSTVKSPNPESQAAFALAEELGRKVGADVLVATDPDADRVGVEVLQKDGSYLNLSGNQIGAIMAKYILEAHKSAGTLPANAALCKSIVSTDLVTKIAESYGATMFNVLTGFKFIAEKIQEFEEKHDHTYMMGFEESFGYLIKPFVRDKDAIQAVLVVAELAAYYRSRGLTLADGIEEIYKEYGYFAEKTISVTLSGVDGAEQIKAIMAKFRDNGPKDFNATAISVTEDFKAQTSTAADGTVTALTTPPSDVLKYTLADGSWIAVRPSGTEPKIKFYIAVVGDSNEDAQAKIAAIEAEINAFIK, via the coding sequence ATGACTTATCAAGATAACTTCAAAAAATGGCTTGATTATGCTGAACTTCCTGACTATCTTCGTGAAGACTTGAATAGTATGGACGAAAAAACTAAGGAAGATGCCTTTTACACCAATCTTGAGTTCGGTACTGCTGGTATGCGTGGTTTAATTGGCGCTGGTACCAACCGTATTAATATTTATGTTGTCCGTCAGGCAACCGAAGGTTTAGCTCGCTTGATTGAAGAAAAAGGTGATGAGTTCAAAAAACGCGGTGTTGCCATTGCTTACGACTCCCGTCATTTCTCACCAGAATTTGCCTTTGAATCTGCTGCTGTTTTAGCTAAACACGGCATCAAGTCCTATGTCTTTGAAAGTCTGCGCCCAACTCCGGAACTTTCATTTGCAGTGCGTCATCTGGGAACTTTTGCTGGTATTATGATTACAGCCAGCCACAACCCTGCTCCATTTAACGGCTACAAGGTATACGGTGAAGACGGCGGACAAATGCCTCCGCATGATGCAGATGCATTGACTGACTACATCCGTGCTATTGAAAATCCTTTTGCTATTGAGGTCGCTGACGTTGAAGCTGAAAAAGCTTCTGGTTTGATTGAAGTGATTGGCGATGCTATTGATGCTGAATACCTCAAGGAAGTTAAAGATGTCAATATCAACCAAAAACTGATTGATGAATACGGTAAGGACATGAAGATTGTCTACACTCCTCTGCACGGTACTGGTGAAATGTTGGCTCGTCGCGCTTTGGCTCAAGCTGGATTTGATTCTGTAGAAGTTGTTGAAGCTCAAGCTGTAGCTGATCCAGACTTCTCTACTGTTAAGTCTCCAAACCCTGAAAGCCAAGCAGCCTTTGCCTTGGCTGAGGAATTAGGCCGTAAGGTTGGTGCAGATGTCTTGGTTGCAACTGACCCAGATGCTGACCGTGTCGGTGTAGAAGTTCTGCAAAAAGACGGCAGCTATCTCAACCTTTCAGGTAACCAAATCGGAGCCATTATGGCTAAATACATCTTGGAAGCTCATAAGAGTGCTGGAACTCTGCCAGCTAACGCTGCTCTCTGCAAGTCAATCGTTTCTACTGACCTGGTGACTAAGATTGCCGAAAGTTATGGCGCAACCATGTTCAATGTCTTGACTGGTTTCAAATTTATCGCTGAAAAGATCCAAGAATTCGAAGAAAAACACGACCACACCTACATGATGGGATTTGAAGAAAGCTTCGGCTATCTGATTAAACCGTTTGTACGTGATAAAGACGCTATCCAAGCTGTTTTGGTTGTGGCTGAGCTTGCTGCCTACTACCGCTCACGTGGCTTGACTCTGGCTGACGGTATTGAAGAAATCTACAAAGAGTATGGCTACTTTGCTGAAAAGACTATCTCTGTGACCTTGTCTGGTGTTGATGGAGCTGAGCAAATCAAGGCTATCATGGCTAAGTTCCGTGACAATGGTCCAAAAGATTTCAACGCTACTGCTATTTCTGTTACTGAAGACTTTAAGGCGCAGACTTCTACTGCAGCAGACGGTACTGTTACAGCTCTGACAACTCCTCCAAGCGATGTGCTGAAATACACCTTGGCTGACGGTTCATGGATTGCTGTCCGTCCATCCGGAACAGAACCAAAAATCAAGTTCTACATTGCCGTTGTCGGTGATAGCAATGAGGATGCTCAAGCAAAAATTGCTGCTATTGAAGCAGAGATTAATGCCTTTATCAAGTAA